The following proteins are encoded in a genomic region of Enterocloster clostridioformis:
- a CDS encoding DUF5721 family protein, producing the protein MIALKAEDVKTFTSKLFLKEDFDSFLVKEVNIVTYNNFTIDGHIRQGYYTDEELEENRIESFSSWKVLRPVCFSLIKGKKLPGSFHIVLLLPPSDTEKFASASGSGISGEQIQGLYLNIRYEDGALYCVTGTSLNFFTMDKALENEWDKAVAKFMRSHEIICT; encoded by the coding sequence ATGATTGCATTAAAAGCAGAGGATGTGAAGACATTTACATCCAAACTTTTCCTGAAGGAAGATTTTGACAGCTTCCTGGTTAAGGAAGTGAACATTGTCACCTATAATAATTTTACCATCGACGGACACATCAGGCAGGGATATTATACAGACGAGGAGCTGGAGGAGAACCGGATTGAGTCCTTTTCCTCCTGGAAGGTGCTCCGCCCCGTATGTTTTTCGCTGATTAAAGGAAAAAAGCTGCCGGGGAGCTTCCATATTGTCCTGCTGCTTCCTCCTTCGGACACAGAAAAATTCGCTTCCGCTTCCGGAAGCGGTATAAGCGGTGAACAGATACAGGGACTTTATCTGAATATCCGTTACGAAGACGGAGCATTATATTGTGTGACGGGAACTTCGCTGAACTTTTTTACCATGGACAAGGCCCTGGAAAATGAGTGGGACAAGGCGGTGGCAAAGTTCATGCGTTCCCATGAAATAATATGTACCTAA
- a CDS encoding sigma-70 family RNA polymerase sigma factor, translating into MDKMELSKRVGQLVSEAASKEGRLEMTQVLDHFRDVQMTPEEMEEVYLKLERKGVHIQAPEEPEEDLPEGEFLLDDDAELEQLSLVKEDFRWGRDRLDQDDMLDGGSIGSGGEEEEEEDYDGYGQERLLEGVSTADPIREYLKEIGSIPLLTPEEESDLARRKSEGDVEAGRRLVEANLRLVVSIAKRYTGRGMSFLDLVQEGNLGLMKAVEKFDYAKGYRLSTYATWWVKQSITRSLADQSRTIRLPVHMVEAVNKIRRAQRSLSVKLGREPSMEEVAEEVNMSEKRVTELIQASGDTVSLETPVGDEEGSNLGDFVADDTNASTEDKAESFLLREEIDSMLQGLNPRERDVIILRFGLETGHPLTLEEVGKRFNVTRERIRQIETAALRKLRNPSKSKKIRDFLP; encoded by the coding sequence ATGGATAAAATGGAATTGTCTAAGAGAGTGGGGCAGCTGGTCAGTGAGGCGGCCTCCAAGGAAGGACGTCTGGAGATGACCCAGGTGCTGGATCATTTCCGGGATGTTCAGATGACACCGGAGGAGATGGAGGAAGTCTATCTGAAGCTGGAGCGCAAAGGTGTCCACATACAGGCTCCCGAGGAACCGGAAGAAGATTTGCCGGAGGGGGAGTTTCTTTTAGACGATGATGCCGAGCTGGAACAGCTGTCCCTGGTTAAGGAAGATTTCCGCTGGGGAAGAGACCGACTGGACCAGGATGATATGCTGGACGGGGGCAGTATAGGTTCCGGAGGCGAAGAAGAGGAAGAGGAGGACTACGACGGATATGGCCAGGAGCGGCTTCTGGAAGGTGTATCCACAGCCGATCCAATCCGTGAATACTTAAAAGAAATCGGCTCCATTCCGCTGCTTACACCAGAGGAGGAATCAGACCTGGCAAGACGCAAGTCAGAAGGCGATGTGGAAGCGGGCCGCAGGCTGGTGGAGGCCAACCTGCGCCTGGTGGTAAGCATTGCCAAACGATATACCGGCAGGGGAATGAGTTTTCTGGACCTGGTTCAGGAGGGAAACCTGGGGCTTATGAAAGCAGTGGAGAAGTTTGACTATGCCAAAGGTTACCGTCTCAGCACCTATGCCACATGGTGGGTGAAGCAGTCCATTACCAGGTCCCTGGCGGACCAGTCCAGGACCATCCGGCTTCCGGTCCACATGGTGGAGGCGGTGAACAAAATCCGCCGTGCCCAGCGCAGCCTGTCCGTGAAACTGGGACGGGAGCCGTCCATGGAGGAAGTGGCTGAGGAAGTGAACATGTCCGAGAAACGGGTGACGGAGCTGATTCAGGCATCGGGTGATACCGTATCCCTGGAAACACCGGTAGGTGACGAGGAGGGCTCCAATCTGGGGGATTTTGTGGCGGACGACACCAATGCTTCCACAGAGGACAAGGCGGAGAGCTTTCTTTTGCGGGAGGAGATTGACAGCATGCTTCAGGGGCTGAATCCCCGGGAGCGTGATGTCATCATTCTGCGTTTTGGCCTGGAGACCGGACATCCCCTGACCCTGGAGGAAGTGGGAAAACGGTTCAACGTAACCAGGGAGCGTATCCGCCAGATTGAGACAGCTGCTCTCAGAAAGCTTCGCAATCCCTCCAAGAGCAAGAAAATCAGGGATTTTCTCCCATAA